One Arachis hypogaea cultivar Tifrunner chromosome 2, arahy.Tifrunner.gnm2.J5K5, whole genome shotgun sequence genomic window, AGTGGAACTGTAGAATTATTAATTAAACACTATTAGAAGAATAAACCAAATAGGTAAATACatatagaaaaataaatcaaTGAAACTAATAAATATACTTTATCAGTAAAAAATCTgcgtatcaatttaaaaagggttgtcacaaaattaagaataaaatactagAAGTAGAATTTACAattcgtctcccaacgagttgctaagaGAGTGCGAATTATTGATTAGGGGTTTCTcaaaaatttggagtttgggaaATAGGCAAATAAAcgattataaattaaaacaatgaaaattaataagaggttttatgtaattgaaataaaaagtcTTGgttaggagaagattaatcggaagttctatccttgttggtttTTCCAAGATTAACAGTAATAGGttattgtttctacttagttaaccctcaacgaatgaaggaaagtcaagtagttgaGCTGACTCCACtttacaagtcctaatcctctcccttaggaaggattagcattagtgactagagagccagccaacaacttccaattacctatttactcttgagtcttccaactcaagggtctcctaatATTAATCAACTCTAAAGCCAAGTTGgtagtctactccattgacatggatgccattttTTCATTCATATAAAGGGagtaagaagaagacatgataatttgGAATTGGATCGAGATgatcaagcaattaaagaaattaaatagaaaaatacttttGCATTAATAATTTCCAAAATTAAAGATATCGAGTTGTAACTCTAAATAGGGTAAATgggaaataaaagagtaaaggaataggaaacaaactagaatgatagaaACTTCAacagaggtagtaactcttcccaatatccaactcaaaagcataaaactagaaatatctgaatgtgaagaaccctagaggaagtggtAAAATCTCTCCAAGATTcctaaaactaaaactagaacTAAAAACTGAGAATGTGTGAATGTCTCTTGAGTCCCTGCTGTCCCCTGGATCTAGTCtgcgtttctgggccaaaaattgggtccagACTCAGCCCAAAATCGTCCCTAACGTTTTCTGCGAATTTTGCACATGGCGCATGTCGcgtgtacgcgtcaggtacgcatacgcgtcgatagtCTTCTGCACATGGTACACGTCTGCGTCAAATACGCGTTCGCGTCGATAGGGAATGCACCAAATTGTGTGTACATGTCAAGTACGCGTGCGTGTTGATTCTCGCTGaccagctccttagtttcttgtgttccttccatttttgcaagcttcctttccatcctctgagccattccttccctataaagcctgaaaacacttaacacatggataacggcatcgaatggtataaaggggaattaaaagtaCACAATTTAAGGGcttagaaagcaagttttcaacctttaaacaaaattgggaaggatttgtaaaaccatgcaaattgtatgaataagtatgCAGAGAATTGATAaataccactcaatttagcacaagataaatcataaagtAGTGGTTTATCAAATGCATTGTGGATAGACGTAACTCGATAATTCTCTTTCATGTCATGCTGAAATTTCACTACTGCAAACTTTTTTATAATAAGGATTAAGCACAATTTTAATTTCTAGGGTATAGGTCAAAAAATATTTTCGTCCTCAActtttttttgcatataaaattattcttaagggttaacttaattttaaaaccttctctttttaccaaaattttaatttttattactaaattacccttaattaaaaaaataaaaaaataaaaaaaagaaaacggatgaaaagggaaagggaaagggaatCACGCGGGGGAGGGGGAAGGGAAAGTGGGGAGAAGGGAAGCTTCGTCGTTCTGTCCATCCTCCTCTCGCCGCCGCTGCTCCTCGCCACGCCTTGCTGATGTCAAAGAGCttgtatagagagagagagagagagagagagagagagagagagagagagagagagagagagagagagagagagagagagagagagagagagaacccgTGGCCAGGGGGAGGAAGATGGGTGCCCCGTCGCCATCGTGCTTCACCACTGCCGCCGATGCTTCTGGTCCTTGCTGTCGCTACGCGTCCTTGCCGCTGGTCCTCCCTAGGTTTCGATTCTATTTTTGATTCGTTCTACTTCGACTTCTAATTTCTTCtgcttctgattctgattttATTGTTCATTATTTCTTCTGCTTCTAATTTTTTCTGCTTTTGATTTGATCTTTGATCTCTTTGTGTTTTGTTCTTCTGATTTTATTGTTTTGTTGCTGGTgctatgatgaagaagaagaaaaagaagtagagatgcttctgattctattttttaattctgTTTCTTATTTTGTTAATCTATTGTTCTTCTACTTCTGTTTCTTCTGCTTCTGATTCTGCCTTtgttttttatgcttttgattctTTTTATGTTTCTACTTTTATTTCTATTTCCAATTTTGCTTCTGCTTTTATTTCCAATTCTACTtatgcttctgtttcttctaTTTCCAATTCTGCTTTTGTTTTTGCTTCATTGTTATtactgaagaagaaaaaaaagaagagatgtTTTTGTTTCATTGTTGTTGCTTCTGATTCATTCATTATTGTtgttgagtattttggtgaagaaGGAGAAGGGTATAATTGTctgaaagataattttaaaatcaactcGAACATTAGGGATTTGTATGTAAAAAATGGTTGGGGacgaaaaatttttttgacctatacgttagggaccaaaatcgtacttaaccggTATAATAACAACATAGGATTTATCAAAatccaaaagaaaaaatttattatgaCATTTTTTATTATCTTGTTTTATAACTTGTAAAACTATTTTTGGTGTGAAAACTTGAAaaacttatattattttatttttagctaTGAAGTACGGGCATTTTACTGAGTTGTCGTATTTACATGTCGAATGCATTTCAGACGCAACACTCATCGACATTTGTCCAATACGTGTGTTTGTTGTGTCTAaccgtatcttaataaaaaataaaaaaatttactctgGACACACTTGAACAtacctaaatatcatcacgtgttAGCGCGTACAgcgttatttttaatatatattcttataataaatttaaaaataataattattattatttattaaaacaaaaaaaatttaaatattttatataattaaaataaacctttaaaaataattaaaaaattaatttatattttaatatcaataaaatactaaaatattattataacttacctaaaaaatactttatattaacTGAACGACTAAtccatctttttcttttaatccGGATGTGATTGTTAAGAAAGCATATGGTATACCACAAATTGGTTTATTCTTAACATAATATATTAGGAAATCTCATTGCTATTACCCAAACAAGCATGCATCATAGATTTTTAGTTTATAAGAGGCCCATTGCCCATGAAAAATGTAGAGTACAAAATTCTGTGGCCCATTAAAGACTTAACTAGAAAATTACCAAAATATCCCCAAATATATATATCTCAAACCCCACCCTTCACACTCAATTCCTCCTCAGAGACTCTCAGGCACTTAGTCGCAAACCCTAGCAGGTATACTCTGATCCTCGCCGCTCGCTGCCGGCTGCCCGTTGCCCACCGTCCTCGCCGGcaactctcttttctctcatcccTCGATACTCAACGGTATTCAAATTGAATTCGTTGAATTTGTTTGTTTGGTTTAGTAGGGTTTTAGTTCGAGCTCCCTCGCTGCAAAATACAGTTTTGTTTCTGCAACTGTTTGATCCAGTTTCCAAACCATGGCAAGCACTAAAGTTCAGAGGGTTATGACCCAACCCATTGTACGTTTCTcactcctcttcttttttttttctgttggtTGTGTTTTAAAGTTTCTGTTTGTCTTAACATCTTTCCTTTTCGCATTTCGCAGAACTTGATTTTCAGGTTCCTTCAAAGTGTAAGTCCTTGCCTATACTGAGTAGTACCTACCTCTATTCCTGAATTCTTCTATCCTTTCTataacttgatttttctttatgTGAATTGTGTTTTTATTGCAGAAAGCTCGCATTCAGATTTGGCTCTTTGAGCAAAAGGATTTGAGGATTGAAGGCCGTATCATTGTGAGTCCTTCATACTTAATTGAAGTTTCTTTTTTTCATGcgtacttaataaaaaaaatggtttTTGCGGACTTTAAACTGTTTTGCGGATATGATTAATGTGGATTTGGATTGTGATTGAGTCTTCTATAGATTAATGGTGATGCTGTGCTGTCTTTTAAATTATGCAAATTCAGTATTGTTACTAGTTGAGGCTAGATTATTCTGTACAGTGACTTTTAAATTAATGGTGAATTGACGAGGTATTGAAAAACAGGGATTTATTTAACACATTCAAACAGTATCAGTTGGAAAATTTGGTTGTacaataaaacataaaacaaaaaagGGCAGCCCGGTGCACAACCATCCCCGCTAACACAGGGTCTAGGAAGGGCTGGACCCAAAGAGTGTAAGCTATGCAGCCTAACCTGATAATTACATCATCGGCTATTTCCACATCTTGAAC contains:
- the LOC112739097 gene encoding uncharacterized protein, whose protein sequence is MASTKVQRVMTQPINLIFRFLQSKARIQIWLFEQKDLRIEGRIIGFDEYMNLVLDDAEEVNVKKNTRKTLGRILLKGDNITLMMNTGK